A window from Tachyglossus aculeatus isolate mTacAcu1 chromosome 20, mTacAcu1.pri, whole genome shotgun sequence encodes these proteins:
- the CCDC122 gene encoding coiled-coil domain-containing protein 122 codes for MEGAGHQEPYFTENTPSLDDVVKEVEKQQQSKAFEIERNKSGLFKLQSELRELEKQLDSVLTETKEVENQICQKDDAIANIKFHCQSLETQVQTVYTENVKLKFDIEIAQNDFEELIMRNNAYYEKISAHKHLFWEVESKWPVVIDLLKKKELVTNLNVMKEELMSELQNPEGNLIKKMQGEIANLAEEILAAKENMNTKAFVLEEEKKVHEKMKKEIEVQNKRSDAILKRLRCQLNALKSKRRQWQRNIERMEKTAAELRQCLGIED; via the exons ATGGAGGGGGCCGGACACCAGGAGCCAT aTTTTACTGAGAACACCCCTTCATTAGATGATGTTGTGAAAGAAGTTGAAAAACAACAGCAATCAAAAGCGTTTGAAATAGAAAGGAACAAAAGCGGTTTGTTCAAGTTGCAG AGCGAACTTCGTGAGCTTGAAAAACAACTGGACTCTGTTTTAACAGAGACTAAAGAAGTAGAAAACCAAATTTGTCAGAAAGATGATGCCATAGCAAACATCAAATTCCACTGTCAAAGCCTGGAGACACAAGTTCAGACCGTGTATACAGAAAACGTAAAGCTTAAGTTTGACATAGAAATAGCACAAAACGATTTTGAGGAGCTTATAATGAGGAATAATGCGTATTATGAAAAAATATCAGCACATAAACACCTCTTTTGGGAGGTAGAAAGCAAATGGCCAGTTGTGATTGACCTGCTTAAAAAAAAGGAATTGGTCACAAATTTAAATGTAATGAAAGAAGAATTGATGAGTGAACTCCAGAATCCAGAAGGAAATTTGATCAAGAAAATGCAG GGAGAAATTGCTAATTTGGCAGAGGAAATTTTAGCAGCCAAAGAGAATATGAATACAAAAGCCTTTGtactggaggaagagaaaaaggttcatgagaaaatgaaaaaggaaatcGAG gtacaaaacaaaagaagcgATGCTATTCTAAAACGTTTGCGCTGCCAGCTGAATGCACTTAAGTCAAAAAGGAGACAGTGGCAGCGGAATATTGAACGGATGGAAAAAACTGCGGCAGAACTAAGACAATGCCTTGGAATAGAAGATTAG